Proteins encoded by one window of Lathyrus oleraceus cultivar Zhongwan6 chromosome 1, CAAS_Psat_ZW6_1.0, whole genome shotgun sequence:
- the LOC127133875 gene encoding rhamnogalacturonan I rhamnosyltransferase 1, with amino-acid sequence MKEPLLWGREDKSRSKRGKVIWEGLMMMSKNKVEKLKNTVTVRSSRMNLWMIRATTSVILWICIVQLTAFGDMWGPRVLKGWPSCFTQESAIVEFPAALPRVLPPKRVYKNNGYLMVSCNGGLNQMRAAICDMVAIARYLNVTLIVPELDKASFWADPSEFQDIFDLDHFITSLRDEVRILKELPTRLKRKVENGFLYTMPPISWSDMSYYKNQILPLIQKYKVVHLNRTDARLANNGQSLEIQKLRCRVNFSALRFTPQIEELGRKVINLLKQNGPFLVLHLRYEMDMLAFSGCTQGCNSDEVEELTRMRYAYPWWKEKIINSDLKRKDGLCPLTPEETALALRAFDIDQNIQIYIAAGEIYGGSRRMASLAKNYPKLVRKETLLEPSELQFFQNHSSQMAALDYLVSLESDIFVPTYDGNMAKVVEGHRRYLGFKKTILLNRKLLVELIDQYNNGAMSWDEFSSAVKQSHADRMGGATKRLVIPDRPKEEDFFYANPEECLEPSEDDTSRSTS; translated from the exons ATGAAGGAGCCGTTGTTGTGGGGAAGAGAAGACAAGAGTAGGAGCAAAAGAGGGAAAGTGATTTGGGAAGGGTTGATGATGATGAGTAAGAATAAGGTTGAGAAGTTGAAGAATACGGTGACGGTGAGGTCTTCCAGGATGAACTTGTGGATGATACGAGCTACCACGTCGGTGATATTGTGGATTTGCATTGTTCAGTTAACTGCATTTGGTGATATGTGGGGTCCTAGAGTTTTGAAAGGTTGGCCTTCGTGTTTTACTCAAGAATCTGCAATCGTTGAGTTTCCGGCTGCTCTGCCCAGGGTTCTTCCACCCAAGA GGGTTTATAAAAACAATGGTTACTTGATGGTGTCTTGCAATGGAGGATTGAATCAAATGAGAGCGGCG ATATGTGATATGGTGGCAATTGCAAGATATTTAAATGTCACGCTAATAGTCCCTGAATTGGATAAAGCATCCTTTTGGGCTGACCCCAG TGAGTTCCAAGATATATTTGATTTGGATCATTTTATTACATCCTTGAGAGATGAGGTGCGGATATTGAAAGAGCTGCCAACCAGACTCAAGCGAAAAGTGGAAAATGGATTTCTTTACACCATGCCCCCGATTAGTTGGTCTGACATGTCATACTATAAGAATCAg ATTCTGCCATTGATACAAAAGTATAAAGTTGTCCATTTAAATCGAACGGATGCTCGGTTGGCAAATAATGGACAATCTTTAGAGATTCAGAAGCTGCGTTGCCGAGTCAATTTTAGTGCTCTTAGATTTACTCCTCAGATTGAGGAGTTAGGCAGAAAGGTGATCAATCTTCTGAAACAGAATGGCCCATTTCTGGTACTTCACCTGAGGTATGAGATGGACATGTTGGCATTTTCTGGCTGTACTCAAGGTTGCAACAGTGACGAGGTAGAAGAATTGACAAGGATGAG ATATGCTTATCCttggtggaaagaaaaaataatTAATTCCGATTTGAAAAGAAAAGATGGTTTATGTCCTCTAACACCCGAAGAGACTGCTCTTGCGCTTAGGGCCTTTGACATTGATCAAAACATTCAAATCTACATTGCTGCTGGGGAAATATATGGTGGGAGTAGGAGAATGGCCAGTCTAGCAAAGAACTATCCAAAATTG GTCAGAAAGGAAACACTGTTGGAACCGTCTGAACTCCAGTTCTTCCAAAACCATTCCTCTCAAATGGCAGCATTGGATTATCTTGTTTCATTAGAGAGTGATATCTTTGTTCCTACATATGATGGAAATATGGCCAAAGTAGTTGAAGGTCATCGCAG atatcttgggttcAAGAAGACAATTTTATTGAACAGAAAGCTCTTAGTTGAGTTGATAGATCAATACAACAATGGAGCAATGAGCTGGGATGAATTCTCTTCTGCCGTGAAGCAATCTCATGCAGATCGCATGGGCGGCGCAACGAAAAGATTGGTAATACCTGATCGACCAAAAGAAGAGGATTTTTTCTATGCCAATCCAGAGGAATGTTTAGAACCATCAGAAGACGACACATCGAGAAGTACATCGTAA